The genomic stretch ATGATTGGCTTATCACTCACTAATGGTAATGGTTCGAACGCAGCTTGCAACCCAGACAAAGGTTTAATAAAACCACGTTCCATCAGATGAGAAAATGGCAAACAAACCGAACCGGGGATATGGCCGCTACGGATGCCTTCACGAGGTTCAGCCACTTGGGCATGAAAGCGTTCTTTTGAACGGGCATCGACAATATTGGCACTGCGCGCATTACTATGGATCAATACGTTGTCGGCATTGAGAAAGTAGCCTTGATCGAGTGTGCCGTGAAAGTTTCCTTTCTGTGATGTTGATTCAAAATCAGGCTGTATCGGATAACCCGCTTCAACCCAAGCACGCAGGCCACCATTTAAAATCTGCACATTGTGATGTCCCATCGCTTTGAGCATCCACCAAGCGCGTGGTGATGCGTAGGTGCCCGCATTGTCATACACCACGATATGACTATCTTGGTTCAGGCCTAGCTGTTGCGCTTTTTGGTTGAATGTACTCTCGTTAGGCATCATATGTGGCAATGAGCTGCTGGCATCGCAAAACTCGTGGTCATAGTCAAAACGTCTCGCTTTGGGAATCACTTTGTGCAAAATTTTCTGTTCGGTATTGGGAATGGTGAAATCAATGCTGGCATCAAGAATGATCACCTTATCTTGATGTTTGATATTGTGCAGTTCCTGCGCGGTAATCAGAGGGGTCATAGCAAGCGTTCCTTGTTGTTTATCTCAGTCCATTGCCAACAGACGATTAAGTAAGAGAGTTGCCCAAGATGATTTTACTGGCCTTGACAGACAGGGCAATTAGGTAATTTTGTCAGTTTCATTTCTCGCCAAGAGAGTGTCATCGCATCGAAAATCAATACCTTGCCTGCCATGGCCTGACCGAAGTTCGCCAGCACTTTGACCGCTTCCAAGGCTTGCATCGCCCCAATAATCCCTACCACGGGTGCCATCACACCCGCTTCGACACAGCTTAAGGCGCTACTGCCAAACAGCCCACTCAAACACTGGTAGCAAGGTTGTTTGGCGTCTTGATACAAAAACACGCTGACTTGTCCTTCCATGCGGATCGCCGCACCGGAAACCAACGGCGTTCTTGCCACAAAGCACAGACGATTGAGCTGATTGCGCGTCTCGACATTGTCGCTGGCATCAAGCACCAGATCGTGTTGGGCGATAAGTTCGGCCAACGCCTTATCGTCTAAACGGCTATCTATGGTTGATACGTTAAGGTATGGGTTAAGTGCACGCAACGATTGAGCGGCCGATTCGACTTTCTTGCGGCCTAGATCGACATCATGGTGCAACACTTGTCGCTGCAGATTGGACAACTCTACCACGTCATCGTCGATCAAGGTGAGCTTTCCAATGCCAGCAATGGCGAGATATTGACTGGACGCACAACCTAAACCCCCAGCGCCCACTATCAGCACTGAGCTCTGCTTGAGTGCCTCTTGACCTGCAAAATCAAACTGGCGCAAGACAATTTGACGGTTATATCGCAGCATTTCTTGGTCGGATAAGATCTCCACTGCGTGCCCCTAGTACATTGTCGAATTAAACGGTTGAATGGTGACGGTCTCTCCCGCTTCGACTCGGCCACGCTCGCGCTCTAAGACGACAAAACAGTTGGCTAAGCTCATGGAACGAAACGCACCTGAACTTTGATTCCCGGTACTTTCTACCACAAATTGGCCGTTTTCGATGCGATAGACGCCACGTTGATAGTCGGTTCGACCCGGTGATTTTTTGAAGGCGCTTTGAGTGACGGCGTGAATGGATTCTGGCGCTTTCCATTGTGAGTGGCCAGCCAGCTTGGCGAGCATTGGCTGCACCAGTACGTATAAGGTGACGATGGCAGACACCGGATTGCCGGGCAGGCCGCAAAACCAAGCGGTGCGCAGTTTGCCAAAAGCGAACGGTTTGCCCGGCTTAATCGCCAGCTTCCAAAAACCGATCTCGCCCAACTCTTGCAAAATGTCTTTGGTATAGTCCGCTTCACCGACGCTCACCCCACCTGATGTCACCACGACATCAGCCAAAGATTGCGCCGTGTCAAAGGTTTTTCTCAGGGTTTCGGGGCAATCGGGAATAATGCCAAGATCGATGGCTTCGCAACCGAAATTCTCAATCAGCGCTTTTATGCCGTAGCGATTGCTGTCGTATATCTCGCCTTCCAACAAAGGTTCACCTAATGATTTCAGCTCATCTCCGGTTGAGAAAAACGCCACTTTCGGTTTGCGCACCACAGTGACATGGCTGATGCCAAGCGAAGCGATCATCGGGATCTCACGCGGGGTGAGTCGAGTACCTTTCGCGAGCACGAGATCGCCACAGCGGATGTCGTCACCGATAGGGCGGATGTTCTCATTGGGTTTAATCTGACACTGCTGAATAACAATACCCGTCTCATTCACTTGGGTATTTTCTTGCATGATCACCGCGTCGCAGCCTTCAGGGATCTTCGCGCCAGTCATGATGCGAATACAGCTATTCTCCTGCCATTCACCTTCAAATGGTTGACCAGCAAAGGACTTACCCGCAAGAGGAAGCGGCTTGTTTGGTTTAAGATCGGCGAGACGAATCGCGTAGCCATCCATGGCGGAATTGGCAAATGGTGGAACATGAATTGGGGAAAGAACGTCTTCGGCGAGCACAAAACCCAGCGCTTCAGCGAGAGGAAGTTTCAACGTTGTTTGAATTGGTTTAATACCGGAAAGCATTTTTTCCAGCGCATCTTCAATAGGCATTAAGCCTGGTGTATCACAACAGCCCATAGTGAATTCCTGTTGAATTAAGATATTAGCGCACTGTAGCACAGAACAAAGAGAGGGAAGAATGTCCCTCGGTAAAATATGGATGTAATTATTCAAAAATACGAGTATCCTTGTCAGCCATCCAAAAGGGGTAATCTTCGGTTGGTTGATGCTGTAGCAGTAAGAGGAAGTACAATGTCAGGTCTGAGCGAATCCGCTAAATTAGTCAAAGATGCGCTAGAAAAACGTGGTTTAGAGACACCCATGGTGCCAAACCAATTCAGTCGTGAAGAGAAGAAAGAGAAGATCGAGCATCATATGCGAGAGATTCTGGCTCTGCTTGAACTGGATTTGACCGATGACAGTTTAGAAGAAACGCCTCGCCGCATCGCCAAGATGTACGTTGATGAAGTTTTCTCCGGGTTGGATTACCAAAACTTCCCCAAAATCACCGTGATTGAGAACAAGATGAAGGTCAGTGAGATGGTGCGTGTCAAAGACATTACCCTCACCAGCACATGCGAACATCACTTGGTGACGATTGATGGTAAAGCGGCAGTGGCTTATATCCCGCGTAGTAAAATCATTGGTCTATCAAAAATTAACCGCATTGTTCGCTTTTTTGCTCAGCGTCCACAGGTGCAAGAGCGCATGACACAGCAGATTTTAGTCGCGTTGCAAACCTTGCTGGAATCTGATGATGTGGCGGTGACGATTGATGCCACTCACTACTGCGTAAAATCACGTGGTGTGATGGACGCCACCAGTGAAACCACCACCACGGCATTGGGTGGGATTTTCAAAAGCAACCCCGCAACTCGTGCAGAATTCTTACATGGCTTGAGATAACGAGAGCCACAGATAAAAAAGCGTCAACCTAGGTTGGCGCTTTTTTGTTATCCTGATTATTGGGCATTCGCCGCCGTGAGCTCTGGCCAATACATTTTGAAGTAATCCACCGACACCCAAACAACCAACAAAGTCGCGATGCTCAATTCGAAAAAGCCGAAATTGTGCAACCAGTGCCAATGAGGGTGTGATTCGGCAAAAAATTGTGTCAGTCGATGCATGGCAATCGCACTGATCACCGAAGGGAAGGTAACTGCGGCAATCGATGGCTGGAATTTCAGACGCAGCAAACGAATGTAACAGAGATAAATCAGCAAGGTCATGGTGATAGCGATGCCTGCCAGAGCGCCCGTTAAAATAGGATCAGGCTGTTTGAAATTGACCAAATAAGCGGCCAGTGACAAGTTCACTGGAGCCGCCATGATGGCGAGCGTAGGCCTTGCTCTTTTGGGCAAAGAACCGAAAAACACCAAACGATAGAGCACTAAAGGCAGCAAGAAGAAATAGATGCCGATACAAACCAGCGCCAAGGTTTCGGAAAACACGTTGTGGCCAAATTGCGATCCCGCCAACGAACCACTAATGAGCCCCACCGGATACAAAAACCAACTCGGCACGATATTGGACATTTTAAAGTTCATGATCTGGAAGCTGAAAAACAGCACCATCATGGTGAAATGCAGCAAAATAGCCATAAACCACAGTGGATAAGCAATGGCTGGTGAAACCACCGCCAGATAATCACACAACACTAAAAGCGCCATGCTCATCGGTGCCATCAAACTGCCACTCAGCGGATGGCGGATATCGTTGATAAACGTTCTTGCGCTGGTAGCATAGCGAGCTAAAACAGGCAAAAGCAGCAGTGCGCCGAGAGTGGCTAAAAATGGGCGAATCGGCACGCCAATCTGAGGGAGATACAAGGCCCACGCTTGTCCTAAACCAATCATGCCTAGTGCAAGGGCTGCTTGTGACGGGGGAACGCTTTGCACTTGAACAAGTCTTTTCCAGTTCAACGATAACTCCATTTATCTCGTTTTGATTTTAGGGAAACGTGCCGTCTGGAGTGTGTTGATGGCGAAGTTGGTGATGACACACCAAATTTTTTATATCGTTGTACGTCTGCAAATGGCTATAGCAGACAGACTGATGTTCATTTCGACTCCTCCCAGAAAGCGCAGGAATCTTAACAACTTTAATGAGAAGTTGCGCGAAAAATTTAACAAATAGCACAAAAATGCCGGGAAGTGTGACTCCCGGCTGAGGCTGTGAGGCTTTACGCCGTCGGTTGTTCGGGCAGATCTTGCTGGCGAAGCTTTTCGTTCTTGATCGTACGATGCAAAAGTTGGCTGTAAATCGGTTTACCGCCACACGCCTGCGCGCAGATCACGGCACCAAGGCTGGTAATAATCAGCGGCAGAATCAGGTAGTAGTTGTTGGTCATCTCGATCACCAGCAAAATGCCGGTGATGGGAGCACGCACGGTTGCGGCAAACAGCGCGCCCATGCCCGCAATGGCGAACATGCCTGGCTCAATCGGCAGATCTGGCAGTAGCAGTTTCGCTGTCGCACCGAAGGCGTAACCAAACAAGGTGCCTAGTGCGAGCATCGGCGCAAAAATACCACCAGGTGCGCCAGAGCCGAAGCAGATCAAGGTAGTGGCAATACGCCCGACAAACAGCCACACCAAGACAGAGACGCTGTAGTTGCCAGTGGTGATCTCAGGGATCAGATGAATGCCGCCACCAGTCAACTCCGGAATGTATAGCAGCAATAGGCCAAATACCCCGCCAAGGCAGGTACCAGTCAGCAGATAGCGTTTACGGTCATTCTTATGAATGGCGACAAACATATCTTGCGCGACGGTAACCAGCTTGTTGAACAGCACGCCAAACACACCAAATAACCCGCCGAGCAGAAGAAATAACCACAGCGCCTGCAGCTCCGGTGACTGATATTGTGGCATAGTGATGACCGCACTTTGTCCATTAATGGTGCGAAACACAATATTGGCCATCACTGCGGAGATAATCACAGCGCGAATGGAGATCAATGAGTAACGAAATTGCGGGCGCATCTCTTCCACGACAAACATGATTCCCGCGAGAGGGGCATTGAATGCTGCCGCTAAACCGCCCGCGGCACCAGAAGCGAGTAGAGAGTGGCGAGTATCGTCATCTTTGACGCGGAAAATATCGGTGACCATTCGTCCAACCGCACCACCCATTTGCACTGTCGGACCTTCTCGACCAAGCACCATGCCAGAACCCAGCGCGCCCATACCGCCAAAAAACTTAACGGGTAAAACGCGCCACCAGCGCACAGGGCGAATGTTATCCATTGCCCCTTCGATTTCTGGGATACCGGAGCCAGCGGCTTCCGGTGCGAAACGGTGAACCAGAAAGTACCCGACAAAGGCGAGTGCGGCACTGATCAGAATCGCGGCCAACCACAGTGGCAGTACGTGGCCAATTTCGTCGCGCAGCCACTCGGTGCGAGTTTCGGAAACGAAGTGCACCGCCATCTCAAAGTAGGTACCGACTAAACCAGCAACAATGCCGACCAACGCTGCAAGAAAAAGCACAGAAATCGGTGTAGAACCTCGAGAGAGAAACTGGTTAATGGCATCTTTAGGGACTCGCACTAATACAGATTGTACAATTCTCTCACGTTTGGTCATTACCATTCTCCGCCTTGTATCATAGGGAGGCCGATTATAAACGGGGCCGGCTATGTGTCTTAATCAACAAAGATGCAAATTAGCTTTGCAAAATTAATAGGTGCTACAAATGTTTACCTATTTAAGGTTCTGCAACGAATAAAAAAGAAAAAATTTTTCTCTCAGATTTCTTGCAAAGTTGTATTTATGAGCCACACTTAAATCGTAAAGCAACATGCTGCTCTAAGAAGGAGGGATGTTAGGTTTTACATACAATTTGGATGGATTCAAAACCCCACTGTAGTGCCTCGTATATTGTTTGGGATGCAGCTATAGACATCCCGATTCGCAGACTCACGATTGAGTACGAGGTTAAGGCGCACGCTAGTGCGCCTTTCTGTTTTATGGATTTAGTTGATGCTTTACTTCTCAAGCTCGACGTAGTTGTAGGCAATAACTATCTCAGCTCCTGCCGCTGGGATAGCCGTTCCGCGGAAGCTAATACTGTTTGTTTGAGGGTAATAAGTCCAACCGTTTACTTTGTCTCGTGTTACTTCTACACCATCGACTTTAACCGAAAGGGACGTGGAAATGACTTTACTTGCGTCATTTATCCCGAGTTTATACCCCACAGTCGACGCTCCAGCATTGTTCGCAATATCGGTCATAAACTGTTTGTACTCGGTTTTCTCATTGATATTGAGAACCAAACCAAGGCTTGTTTGAGATAAGTCATCATATTGACTAACACGAGCATCACTTGGATCAACTATGGAATACACTCGATAGCCATTATCTACAAACAGGTTGTTATTAACGTCAAAATCTCTTGTCGGATATTGACTTTCTTCATCACTTATAATAATAACTGACAGAGAGGCTCCTGATCGAGGGTAGCCCGCAACGGCAACAGTTCCCGTAGTTGGAGCTAAAGCCTTTTCAGCAAAATAGATACCTCTTTCGTATCCGCTACCGTTCGTTCCGGGTTTAAAGTCTAAGGCAATTTGCTCTGGTTCGTGAGTAAATCCATTCCCTCTTAGAGAGTCATTATCGGTTGTAATTGTTCCCACCTTATAATCGAGACCTGAAGCAGAAATTTCATCTAGAAACGTTTGTGTTAGAGTACTGATCTCATCTTGTTCATCTCCCATACTTCCAGAATTATCGATCACAAAGAGAAAGTCTGCTTTTGATACGGTCTGTTCAATGGCAGTGATAGTATCGTTTTGTACTTTGATCGTTGCATTTACTGGTGCACGAACACTTTCAGAGGTAGTTGTATCGATCAGTGTTTCGTATTTACTAAAGAGTTCTTTAGCAATAAGAGTACTAGTCATTACTACATTATCTTTTTGTTCATCGAACGAAAGCACAATGTCGAACTGGAATGCGTTGGTATTTTTTTCATTGGCATCGGCAACGAGCTGGTCGACAACTCCACCCACTTTGTTGGTTCCGATAGTTTGTAGAATCAGTTGGAGTAAGGCCGTAGTTTGTCTAGTTTCACTTAAGGAAATGTTATAGCGAGCAGATACGTCGCCATTTACCAAAGTTTTTTTCGATATTTCAGTGACGTCGTTGCGATAGCCTAATGTTGAATCCAATGACCCCATTATTCTGTTAAGGATATCTACTGTTGTCGAGCCTTGTGATAGAGAAGGTCTTTCACTGGTAAAGCCAATCAGTTCTGTACCTACTGGTGTTGGTATGCCTGATTTTTGAATTTGCCGTGGAACTTCTCCGTACATAACCACTCCTTTAAAATCACCGGTGATGTTTTGAGTCGAGTAGCCTTCAGGGAGTAGTACCTGAGTATTGTCCATCACCACGGATTGAGTTTTACTCGGCGCTTCAGCAATGGTGACGTTTATTTTTTGTGCATGCAAAGTGATCGAGCCATCTTGATGGACTCTTTTTACTTCTAATTTTGCACTCATTACACCAGATGTATTACCTGCGGTAAGTTCAATGACTTGAGGCTGATTGACTGATACAGGGCTAATGATATTATCATCACTGTCGTACCAAGTCAGAGTATCATTATCACTTACGTTACTAATGGTGGCTGTAATTGTTGTCGTTTCACTAGGAAGTATTACGGCAGGAGACGCAACTATTGCATTGATTAAAATGTCAGGTGCGGTATATTCGCCGTCGCTACATAAAATGTGCTCTTCAGAAATTTCTTGCTCACTTAGTTTGTTATTATTGTCAGCATCAATACCAGCAATAACTAATTGTCCACCTAAATTGCATCGCACGTCATTTTTAGCAATGGATAGAACAGAGACAAGAGCGTCATTGTTTACAACTAGGTCTCCATCTATGACCTTCACTCCACTGTTGCAGTAAGTGTGGCTTTGCAATACTTCGCCATTTTCAAGTATTTTTGAATCATCTTTATCCAGACCAAGGTCTATTTTAATTCCACCTGAAGTACATATGGAATCGTTTTGGGAAATTGGTGTTGCTTTGACCAGTGATGCATATGTTTGTGTTGGTGGTGTTGCTGAATCTGTCGCACTTGAGTTTGAATCTGAGCCGCCACAACCGTATAAGCCAAATAATGCTATTGATAAAACTGACAATTTTAGTTTCATGGTTTCCTACCTTAGTTATAAGATAGGACACATTTTATGGATCAATATCACGTTATCAATGTTTGTTATCACATAATTAATATTTTTTTGAATGCGTTGTTGTTTGTTTATTGCCCGTCTCATGTCTTGGGGAGGTGATAGATATATAAATAAATATAAGGAGCGAACCTGTGTTTCATAATATGTCTAAATATTGCTTTTCGCTAATTTTGCTCGCTAGTGTTTTAGTTTCTTCACCAATGTTGGCTCAAGAGACTGAATATTCAGCGTTTATCTCACATACTCTAATGGGGGAAAGAGCTTTGTTCAGTGAAACTACCATTGTTGAATCGCCATTTTTTGACTGTTCACAAAACGAAGTAGAAAAAAGGTATTGCGTTGACGAACTGACCTACTATCAGCGACCTTTTTTTGGAGAGTTGCAATTAATGGATTCGAAACATGTCTATACGTTGCAAACAGAGTTTGACTTAATCGCTTGGTTGCAACTGCAGTTGAACCTAAGAAAGGATTTGATGCAGATTGCCGAGGTTTCTGCGTCGGGTCACTCATTCGATGTGCAAGTACAGTTAGCAAAAGCCAAGACCCAAGAGAACAGAAACCTTGTCGATAAAAATCTGGTTATTTTCCTCAATAAATACCGAACGCATTCACAAACACAACGTTGGCTCCCAGCTTCGCAGTATCACCTTCAACAGCCCAGCGTGTTAGCCGAAATCGGCCATGATAGTAAATGGATAACCTTGGTGATTACTCGTTTTTTTCCGCCAAAGAAGAACGAGAAATGAATGCTGCCATACCTTCTTTATCTAAAAAACCATCTGCTTTCTTATGCGCACGCAGGTACTGATAGCCAGCAATAATTTGTTGTTGGTTTGGCCATTCTTGTTCGTTGAGTTTTTGCCCCGTCACGTGTTGATAAGCCATGCGATAAGCGGGGGCGTCCACGACCTCGGCTTGGCGGTACAAGTAACCACAGCCTGTGGCCAGCCATTCCAAGGAGCAGTTTGCCCGAACGGCAATTTGATTGGCTTTAGATAGGCTTGGCTCGCTACCATTGAGATACTTACGGATCAAAGCTTCTGAAAGGCCAACACGGCGGGCAAAACCGCTGATGCTCTCTTCGCCAATTAAGGTGTTTAAACGCTGCGCAAAACTCATTACTTCGTACTCCAGTTCGAACAAATCCAGTTTACGCGTTGAGCCAATGGCAAAACAAGTCTAGGATTGACGGCAGTTAAAGAAAAGGAGAACACCATGGTGGCAAAAGTAGTGATTGCACCTCAAGGGCCTGAGTTTTCAGAGCTGATCCAAGGATACTGGCGTTTGGGCGAGTGGAACATGACCCCTCAGCAGCGCTTAACGTTCCTCAAGCAGCATATTGAAATGGGCGTGACGACGGTTGATCACGCCGACATTTATGGTCAGTACGAGTGTGAACGCCTGTTTGGCGAAGCGCTGGCGTTAGATAAGAGCGTACGCCGCGACATCCAAATTGTGAGCAAGTGTGATATCAACTTATGTGGTGAGAAAAACCCACTTCGTAAAGTCAACCATTATGACACCAGCGCGGCGCACATCTATCAATCGGTGAATAATTCGCTAGAGAGATTAGGTGTGGATGAGCTGGATGTCCTGCTTATTCATCGTCCTGACGCCTTGATGGAGGCCGATGAAGTCGCTGAGGCGTTTAACGAACTGCACAAAGTGGGCAAAGTGAAACATTTTGGCGTATCAAACTTTTCGCCACGTCAATTTGATCTTTTGCAGTCGCGTTTGAGTAAACCTTTAGTGACCAACCAAGTGGAAATTAATCCGCTCAATTTTGACGTGGTACAAGATGGCACACTTGATCAGATGCAAACACTCCGCATACGGCCGATGGCTTGGTCATGTTTGGGCGGTGGCGCTCTGTTTCACGGTGACAGTGAGCAAGCATTAAGAGTACGTAACGAGCTGCATGCAATCAAAGAAGAGCTGGGAGCAGGTAGCATCGATGAAGTGGTGTATGCTTGGGTGAGACGTTTGCCCTCCAAGCCACTGCCTATCATTGGCTCAGGTAAAATTGAACGGGTGCAGAGTGCAGTGAATGCGCTTAAGTTGGAATTGAGTCGCGAGCAATGGTATCGCGTTTGGGTGGCCTCAAAAGGCCACGGTGTGCCATAGAACACGCTTTTCAAGGTTAGCCTAAACGGGTGAAGAGTGTTCTTCACCCGTTATGCTTTGGAGTTTGGAATAACTTGGCCAAGCTGGCTAACTAAGTTAACACTAATGTGAAAAACAGATACAGGGACGGTGGAATGTTGTCACGCATCTATGTTCGGATTACGACGAGTGGGCGTTTTATCCTAGGGTTACTTGGCATGCTGTTGCTGCTGACAGGGTGCTCAAACAAAATGGTTTATAACCATCTCGATTGGGTCGTGATGGAGTACATTGATGACTATGTAACCTTGACGGATGAACAAGAAGAGCTGGTGGAAGAGCGCTTGGATGTGCTGCTGCAATGGCACAGAGAAAGCGAACTGCCTATCTATCTATCCCAGTTGCAATTGCTGTCCACCTTGACTGAAACTCAGCTCTCCAAACCCTTTCTCGCCGCGCAAAGAGAAGCATTAACACAGCACCGCTATCGTATCGCGCAAAAACTGGCTCCTGATCTTTACGCTCTGGCGCTCTCGCTAAGTCAGGCGCAGCAAGATGAGCTATTGAAAAATATGATAAAGGCTCATCGCAAACGTGATGAAAAATATGCGGATTTAAATGAGGAAGAGATCCGAGAGCGTTATCAAGAGTTTTTTGTCGAAGGTGCGGAAGAGTGGTTAGGAGAGCTCACGCCTGCGCAACAAGCGCTGATAAAACAGTGGTCGCAAGAAGTCACCATCACGACAGCCGATTGGCGCGCATATCGGGCAGCCTTACGTCAAGCGGTCGAAGCGCTGTTTAAACACAAGCAAGATCCACACTATTTCCAGCAGCATCTTACTCGTTTGCTGCTTGACCCCGAAAGCTACCATGGCGACGCATTTAAGCAAAAGTTGCAGTCGAACGTCGATCTAGCTGACGGATACATTCTGCAACTTGCGCGTTCCATGAACGCGGCCCAATGGCGCCATTTTCATCGCGAGATTAGCGATTGGCAGGAGCTCGCCAGCGAACTGCACGCGCAGGTAGTGGCAAACAGGTAGCCACAAACCGGTAGCGGCAAAATAGTCGCCTTATTTACGTTAAGCACAAGCAATGCAGTAAAAACTGATTCAAAGCAACTTCTCATCCTTTCAAGGGCGTAAGATAGTTCGGCCGGATATCGCCTTGCAGCTCAAATCTCCTTGTTCTATTCGGCATTAGAAGTAGAGAGCATGTCCCTAAAGCAAAAATCCGCTCCTCCTGTTGGCTACCATGATGAGAATTGCTATGAAACATCTAGTACAAAGATTTATTCGCTACGTGACGTTTGACACTCAGTCGAATGCCAAGAAAAAATGCTGCCCAAGTACGCCGGGGCAGTTGAAATTTGCCCAGCACTTAAAGCAAGAGCTCATCGAACTCGGCTTGAGTGACGTACACCTCGATGACAATGGATATTTGATGGCAAAACTGCCGTCAAACGTCAGCTATCCTGTTCC from Vibrio navarrensis encodes the following:
- a CDS encoding sulfurtransferase; amino-acid sequence: MTPLITAQELHNIKHQDKVIILDASIDFTIPNTEQKILHKVIPKARRFDYDHEFCDASSSLPHMMPNESTFNQKAQQLGLNQDSHIVVYDNAGTYASPRAWWMLKAMGHHNVQILNGGLRAWVEAGYPIQPDFESTSQKGNFHGTLDQGYFLNADNVLIHSNARSANIVDARSKERFHAQVAEPREGIRSGHIPGSVCLPFSHLMERGFIKPLSGLQAAFEPLPLVSDKPIIFSCGSGVTACILLLGAYLLNHHNLSVYDGSWTEWGSHSVLPIEV
- the moeB gene encoding molybdopterin-synthase adenylyltransferase MoeB, with amino-acid sequence MEILSDQEMLRYNRQIVLRQFDFAGQEALKQSSVLIVGAGGLGCASSQYLAIAGIGKLTLIDDDVVELSNLQRQVLHHDVDLGRKKVESAAQSLRALNPYLNVSTIDSRLDDKALAELIAQHDLVLDASDNVETRNQLNRLCFVARTPLVSGAAIRMEGQVSVFLYQDAKQPCYQCLSGLFGSSALSCVEAGVMAPVVGIIGAMQALEAVKVLANFGQAMAGKVLIFDAMTLSWREMKLTKLPNCPVCQGQ
- the moeA gene encoding molybdopterin molybdotransferase MoeA, whose product is MGCCDTPGLMPIEDALEKMLSGIKPIQTTLKLPLAEALGFVLAEDVLSPIHVPPFANSAMDGYAIRLADLKPNKPLPLAGKSFAGQPFEGEWQENSCIRIMTGAKIPEGCDAVIMQENTQVNETGIVIQQCQIKPNENIRPIGDDIRCGDLVLAKGTRLTPREIPMIASLGISHVTVVRKPKVAFFSTGDELKSLGEPLLEGEIYDSNRYGIKALIENFGCEAIDLGIIPDCPETLRKTFDTAQSLADVVVTSGGVSVGEADYTKDILQELGEIGFWKLAIKPGKPFAFGKLRTAWFCGLPGNPVSAIVTLYVLVQPMLAKLAGHSQWKAPESIHAVTQSAFKKSPGRTDYQRGVYRIENGQFVVESTGNQSSGAFRSMSLANCFVVLERERGRVEAGETVTIQPFNSTMY
- the folE gene encoding GTP cyclohydrolase I FolE, with translation MSGLSESAKLVKDALEKRGLETPMVPNQFSREEKKEKIEHHMREILALLELDLTDDSLEETPRRIAKMYVDEVFSGLDYQNFPKITVIENKMKVSEMVRVKDITLTSTCEHHLVTIDGKAAVAYIPRSKIIGLSKINRIVRFFAQRPQVQERMTQQILVALQTLLESDDVAVTIDATHYCVKSRGVMDATSETTTTALGGIFKSNPATRAEFLHGLR
- a CDS encoding TDT family transporter, which encodes MELSLNWKRLVQVQSVPPSQAALALGMIGLGQAWALYLPQIGVPIRPFLATLGALLLLPVLARYATSARTFINDIRHPLSGSLMAPMSMALLVLCDYLAVVSPAIAYPLWFMAILLHFTMMVLFFSFQIMNFKMSNIVPSWFLYPVGLISGSLAGSQFGHNVFSETLALVCIGIYFFLLPLVLYRLVFFGSLPKRARPTLAIMAAPVNLSLAAYLVNFKQPDPILTGALAGIAITMTLLIYLCYIRLLRLKFQPSIAAVTFPSVISAIAMHRLTQFFAESHPHWHWLHNFGFFELSIATLLVVWVSVDYFKMYWPELTAANAQ
- the clcA gene encoding H(+)/Cl(-) exchange transporter ClcA, giving the protein MTKRERIVQSVLVRVPKDAINQFLSRGSTPISVLFLAALVGIVAGLVGTYFEMAVHFVSETRTEWLRDEIGHVLPLWLAAILISAALAFVGYFLVHRFAPEAAGSGIPEIEGAMDNIRPVRWWRVLPVKFFGGMGALGSGMVLGREGPTVQMGGAVGRMVTDIFRVKDDDTRHSLLASGAAGGLAAAFNAPLAGIMFVVEEMRPQFRYSLISIRAVIISAVMANIVFRTINGQSAVITMPQYQSPELQALWLFLLLGGLFGVFGVLFNKLVTVAQDMFVAIHKNDRKRYLLTGTCLGGVFGLLLLYIPELTGGGIHLIPEITTGNYSVSVLVWLFVGRIATTLICFGSGAPGGIFAPMLALGTLFGYAFGATAKLLLPDLPIEPGMFAIAGMGALFAATVRAPITGILLVIEMTNNYYLILPLIITSLGAVICAQACGGKPIYSQLLHRTIKNEKLRQQDLPEQPTA
- a CDS encoding vWA domain-containing protein, producing MKLKLSVLSIALFGLYGCGGSDSNSSATDSATPPTQTYASLVKATPISQNDSICTSGGIKIDLGLDKDDSKILENGEVLQSHTYCNSGVKVIDGDLVVNNDALVSVLSIAKNDVRCNLGGQLVIAGIDADNNNKLSEQEISEEHILCSDGEYTAPDILINAIVASPAVILPSETTTITATISNVSDNDTLTWYDSDDNIISPVSVNQPQVIELTAGNTSGVMSAKLEVKRVHQDGSITLHAQKINVTIAEAPSKTQSVVMDNTQVLLPEGYSTQNITGDFKGVVMYGEVPRQIQKSGIPTPVGTELIGFTSERPSLSQGSTTVDILNRIMGSLDSTLGYRNDVTEISKKTLVNGDVSARYNISLSETRQTTALLQLILQTIGTNKVGGVVDQLVADANEKNTNAFQFDIVLSFDEQKDNVVMTSTLIAKELFSKYETLIDTTTSESVRAPVNATIKVQNDTITAIEQTVSKADFLFVIDNSGSMGDEQDEISTLTQTFLDEISASGLDYKVGTITTDNDSLRGNGFTHEPEQIALDFKPGTNGSGYERGIYFAEKALAPTTGTVAVAGYPRSGASLSVIIISDEESQYPTRDFDVNNNLFVDNGYRVYSIVDPSDARVSQYDDLSQTSLGLVLNINEKTEYKQFMTDIANNAGASTVGYKLGINDASKVISTSLSVKVDGVEVTRDKVNGWTYYPQTNSISFRGTAIPAAGAEIVIAYNYVELEK
- a CDS encoding helix-turn-helix domain-containing protein, giving the protein MSFAQRLNTLIGEESISGFARRVGLSEALIRKYLNGSEPSLSKANQIAVRANCSLEWLATGCGYLYRQAEVVDAPAYRMAYQHVTGQKLNEQEWPNQQQIIAGYQYLRAHKKADGFLDKEGMAAFISRSSLAEKNE